The window AAGTGCCCAGTGTACCGATAAGCGGGTAAACATGACAACGCCTGCTCTATTCGGGGCATTCCCTACCCCCGAGCACCTGGCAGCCAGCCATTTTGATGAGCTGTTTCCCTACATCAAAAGCATATCCTACCCCAACAATAAAACCAGGCACCTGCTGGGCATGGCCAAAATGCTGGTAGAGGAGTTTAACAGCGAGGTACCTGCCGATGTAAAGCTGCTGCAGAAATTACCGGGTGTTGGGCGTAAAACTGCCAATGTAATTGCTTCGGTGGTATACAACCAGCCCACCATGGCGGTAGATACCCACGTATTTCGGGTAAGCAAGCGGCTGGGGCTGGTAAACCAAAAAGCCAAAACACCCCTGGAGGTTGAAAATGAGCTGGTACGGCATATCCCCGAAAACCTGATTCCGCATGCACACCACTGGCTTATTTTACATGGCCGCTATGTATGTGTAGCACGTAGTCCCAAATGTAATATATGCCCCCTTACCCATTTTTGCCTGTATTTTGAGAAGAATGTTAAGCAATTATAGGCATGTGCGGCCTTAGCATGATCATAGCCTCCGAAGGGGCGCCGGCTGCAAACGCTGCACTGGAGGCTTCGCTGCAGCACATGCAGCTGCGGCAGCAGCATCGCGGGCCCGATAGTGGTGGTGAGCTTAGCTTTCCCTGGGGCAGCAGTACCCTGGTGCTGGGTAGCCGCCGGCTGCAGATCCTGGGTACTACACAAGAGGCAGATCAGCCCATGCACCGCAGCTGGGGCAGTAAAAGGGGCTGGTTAAGCTATAATGGTGAACTTTATAACTACACAGAGCTTCGCAACGAGCTGATTCAGCAAGGATGCACCTTTAGCAGCACTTCAGATACAGAGGTGGTGCTGTATGCCCTGCTGATCTGGGGAAAAGCAGTGCTAGAGAGACTAAATGGCATGTTTGCCCTGGTCTATTACGAAGCTAATGGCAACGAAGTGCCTTTCCTGCTCCTGGCCAGGGACCGCCGGGGCCAGAAGCCACTTTACTACACCCGGCAGCAGCACTACTGGCTGGCGGCATCGGAACTGCAGGGGCTCTTGGCAAGTGGCCTGGTAAAAAAGGAGCTTAACCAGCAACAGCTCATGCACTACCTGCACTATAAGTTTGCGGAGCGCCCCCAGACTTTTTTCAAGGATATTTATGAACTGGAGCCCGGCCACTACCTGCTCCTGAAGCCCGGCCATCAACAGCAGGAGGGCACCTTTGTGCCATCTGTAAAGCTGTTTTCAGCTGATGAGCTCGGGGAGGAAGAGGTACTGGAAAAAGTGGAGGAGCTCATGATTGATGCCCTGCTCAACCACCTGCAGTCCGATAAGCCCGTAGGCCTTTTTTTGAGCGGCGGGGTAGATTCAACCCTGATGCTGGCACTGCTGCGGGAACATGCAGCCTGGCAACTGCCCCTTTGCTTTACCCTGGGCAATAGGGCCGGCGATGCCTCCTGGGGCACCCAAGACTACCAGTGGGCCGAAAAAGCCGCAAAGCAGTATGAGGCATACCACCACCACCTGCTCCTGGATGCCGATACCGTGTTAAGCAGGTTTGAGGAGCTGGGCCAGCGGCAGGACCAGCCCATTGCCGATGGCGCCTGGATATCGAGCTGTTTGCTTAGCGAGCATGCCGCAGCAAAGGTAAAGGTGGTGCTAAGCGGTGCCGGTGCCGACGAGCTTTTTGCAGGCTATCACCGCCACAGCGCATTTGCCAAATATTTAGCGCACCAGGGCCTGATAAAATCTTTTCTGCCCCTGCTCAAAAGCGGCAGAAAGCTGTTGCCGGCAGGCAGAAATGTACCTGGCCGCAAGCAATGGCAGCTGATGAAAAAATTCGGAAAAAACTTAAGCGCCAATCCCTACCAGACTTTTGCCAATTTCACCAGCCTGTCCATCCTGGCCAATGGTACCGAAGCGGAAAGCATTTCAGGAGCAGATCCGCTGCAGTGGGCGCTGGATCGCGACCGACAGCAGTACCTAATAAGCGATTTGCTGGCCCTGAATGACAAATCTGGCATGCAGTGGGGGCTGGAAATGCGCATGCCTTACCTGGATGGCCCGCTTTCTGAATACATCAGCCGGCTGCCGGCTGCCTATCTGTTAAATGGAGGGAGAAAATGGATTCTGAAGTCTCTCCTGCAGAAGTATGGGGGTAAGACCTACACCCTGCGCTCCAAGGAGGGCTTCGGGTTGCCATTTGGCGCCTGGGTGCAGCAGGGAAAGACTGATTTTCTCTGGCAATGGCTGGAGCAGAAGGAGCACCCCCTGCACGAGCTGCTACCCCCCGCCATTACAAAAGAGCTGCTGCAGGCCCACCGGCAGGGCAAGGCAGATTACAGCCAGGAACTCATGGCGTTGGCCCTCTTATCCATCTGGATAGAGAAAAACTTTGGATGAGGGGTATTTAGTATATGGAATATCGACAACTCATTCCTTCAGTCATCAAATTACCTGCGGTTAAGTTAGCACATTGCAGCGGCAGATCATTAATTAGCACATAAGCACATTAAAAAATTAGCACATTAACATCCCATGCGTATTCTCTACCTCCATCAATATTTCAAAACACCTGAAGAAGGAGGGGCCATCCGCTCGTATTACCTTGGAGAGGCGATGGCTAAAAGAGGGCATGAGGTGGTGATGCTCACCAGCTGGAATGGGCACTATGTTAAAAAGGAATTTATTGCAGGTATGGAGGTACATTATCTGCCGGTGCCATACGATAACTCGATGGGCTTTGGCAGGCGCATTCAGGCGTTCGGGCAGTATTTATGGATGGCCAGGCAGCGCATCGATGAGCTGATGCCGGCAGATATCGTCTATGCAACCTCCAGCCCCCTCACCATTGGATTGCTGGCGCTGTACCTGCGCAGGCGTTATAAGCTGCCTTATTTTTTCGAAGTACGCGATCTATGGCCCGAAGCACCCATTCAGATGGGTGCGATCAGGAATACATTACTGATTAAGTCGCTTAGAGCGCTGGAAAAGCAGATATATCAGCAGGCAGAGGTGGTGGTGGCCTTATCTCCCGGCATTTGGGATGGCATTGAGAACCTGCATCCTGAAGCAAAGATACACATGGCTCCAAACATGGCCGACTGTGAATTTTTTACTCCCGTTCCCAAGCCTGCAGCACTGGTAGAACAGTGGGGACTGGAGGGCAGGTTTGTGATCAGTTATACCGGGGCAGCCGGAGCAACCAACCACCTGGAGTATCTTTTAGCGGTGGCATATGCCAGCCAGCAGGAAGCGCTACCCGTACATTTTATAGTTGCGGCGGCAGGCAGTGAGCTGGAGCGGCTTAAGCGGGAGGCCAGTGACCTCCGGAACCTAAGCTTTTTACCTTTTGGCGGCAAGGAACAGGTGCGGGAGTACCTGGCCGTAAGCGACGCCTCCTACACCTCCTTTGGTCCGCAGCCAATTTTGCAGACCAACAGCCCCAATAAGCTTTTTGATGCCCTGGCTGCAGGTAAACTTTGTGTGGTAAATACCAGGGGCTGGCTACAGCAGCTGGTAGAGGAGCGGCAGTGTGGTTTTTATGCCCCGGCAGATAATCCGGCAGCATTCATCACAAAGCTGCTTCCCTACCTGCAGGAGCCCCATTTACTGAAACAGGCCCATGTAAACGCACGCAACACCGCCGAAACCCTTTTTTCCCGCCGTGCTGTTACCGGGGGTATCATAGCGCTGCTGGAAGATCTGGCTTAACGCTGGTTGGCTGGGCGGTATTTCGCCTCATTGAAGATATAGCGGGCATCCTGCAGCTCCATCAGCTGCCGCAGGCTTAGGTCTTCCTTCTTTTCCATAAAAGAACGTACTATGCTCCAGCCTATCCAGTTACCAATGCGGCCCGGCGCTTTATCGCCTATTTCAAGCGTTTTTGGGCGTTCCTCCAGGTATTTCTTTTTGAGCACGTGGTTGGTTTCATACAGCAGTTCATTTTTCAGAAAATGATTCCAGATAATTCCCTGGTTGGCTTGTACCCCATCCATTTCTTCAGCAGTATAGCCAACAATCACACTGTCGGGTGCGGAAGGCAGCACAAAATCTACAAAGTGGTAAGATTTACCATAGTAGACCATTTCGGCCAGCATACTTTTGTCTTTCAGGTCAGTCTGGTTAAAGCGGGAGGAGATCAGCAGCATAACACCCGGCACTACATATTCCGGCGCGTAGCGGTGCAGAATATACTGTGGCAGCTCCTGTGGCCGGTAGGTAGCTTCAGGGCCCAAAAAGTAGTCCAGCCCTATAATGATCATATCCTCTGTCATGAACAGATCCGTACTAAAGCCACTTACTACGGTATAAATAACCGGTGGCTGAAATTCAGGATAATAATATTTAATGTATTTGAAGGCGGTTTCAAATTGCTCTTCCCAGGCCTTCAGGTCAGGGAATATTTGTTGTGACTCGCGGTATACAGTATCCAGGTGTGGGTCCTGTGAAAGTTGCCAGAGCTGATCTACAATAACTGAATCGCTGGGATATTCGTTAATCCTCAAAAAGTTTTGGGCGAATAATTCGTTTTCCTTTAAAAATGCCTTTATTTCGTCCCTCGATTTTGCTTCGAAGAGAGGTTGTTCCAGCCTGCGAATGCTTACGTCTAACTCAATATCAGAAACATTGGGTCTGTCTATAGCATCTTCGGATCCGTGTCCGCAGCCTATAAGCTGCAGGCAAAGCGGTATAAATATTAATAAACGATATAAACAGGTAAACTGATTGCTGTATGAAAAAGACATGTTTGTTTTTGCTGGGTTTGGCATTAGCGTTTGGCGCAGAAGCACAAAGTAAATTAGGAATAAAGTTATCTCCAACCCTTTCTTCCAACCGGATCAATTATGATGGGAATGATGCAGCTTTTTCATCCGATGGGGTAGGTGGCCGCTTTGTATTTGGTCCTATTTATGATCATTTCCTTACTGATAACTATTCTTTCAGTACTGGTTTACTGTATGCCCCTAAAAGAGTAGGTCTGGAAATTAGGCAGGGGGGTGTTACCAGAACGGAATCATACAGGCTGCAGTACTTACAGCTGCCGGTTACGCTTAAATTATTTACTAATGAGCTGGCCCTGGATACAAGATTGTTCTTTCAGCTGGGCGGTCTGATTGATATCAAGATTAATGAGAAAGCAGATGTTACCGGCACGCCCGTTGTAGATCGTTTTCAATTTTTTGATGTAGGCATCCATTTAGGTGCCGGTGTTGAGCATCGCCTGGGCTACAACACAATTTTGTTCGGTGGTTTCTTTTATAACCGTGGCTTGGTGAATGCAGCAGCCAAGGTGAATGGTTTAGGGGATAAGCTACGCATTAATAACGACCTGCTGGGCCTGGACCTTGGCGTTAAGTTCTAGTGTAAGTGTAGTAGCGTAAATATTTATGCGCAGTAGCTGCGCAAAAGCATCAGAAGCCGTTCGGGTGTACCGGGCGGTTTTTTTGTGCTTGTCCCAGTCTGATGCTGAAGGCTGTTTTAAAGCCGCGGCATGTGCTGTTGGGGGTTGTACGCCATGCTAAATGAGCAGCAGCCCTGCTGCTTCAGGGAAAATTAGCCGGACAGGCAATAAATAACATATGTGCTAAAAATCATGAAATGGTGCCATATTATATATACACTTCTTTATTTAGCCTTTATGAGCTGACAGGAAAAATAAGCTGAGCTTTGCTTGGCCCGAACAGCTGCTGTTTTTGCAGCTAAAAGTCAATAAATATGTAAAAAGCACCAAAAAGTTACATGAGGGTTTAGGGGTAATTGGAGTGCTCATGCAGTGAATTGGTATAAGCCGTAAACAAGAAAAGCCCGCTGAATCCATCAGCGGGCTTTTGTCTTCTACTCAAAATGATAGTGTAATAGCTTTTAGCTTATTTGCTTGGGTACTATCTCAATAACTTCATCTTTTCCATTCATGAACCGGAAATCGGTTACACCAAGAGAGGAGTCCTGCTCCAGGTTTACCCAGCGGTTGTACTTCATAAACCACTTCATCCGCTTGGAAATAATTCCATTGGTAAAGTAAGAATAGAGATACGGATGCAGGGCAAGCTTGATGCTGCGCTCGTTCTGGCGGGTCATGAGGAAGTCCAGATGGTTTTCAATTTCGTCAGATACCAGAATGGAAGCTGTTATTTTGCCTGTTCCATTACAGGTGGGGCATTTTTCTCGTGTAGCAATGTTCAGCTCAGGCCGTACCCGTTGCCGGGTAATTTGCATGAGGCCAAACTTGGTAAGCGGCAGTATGGTAAATTTAGAGCGGTCGTCTTTCATTTCGTCTTTAACCGCATCATAAACCTTGCGCTTATTATCGGGCTTACGCATATCGATAAAATCGACTACAATAATGCCACCCATATCGCGCAAACGTAGCTGCCGTGCTACTTCTTTTGCTGCCTGTAAATTAACCTGCAGGGCTGTGCTTTCCTGGTCTTCGGCGGAATTAGACTTGTTTCCGCTGTTAACATCAATCACGTGCAAGGCTTCGGTATGTTCAATAACGAGATAACCACCACCCTGAAGACTAACGGTTTGACCGAAAAGGCTTTTTAGCTGTTTTTCGATTCCGTATTGTTCAAAGGGTTTAACCTTACCATTGTGGAGTTTTACGATCTTTTGCTTGTCTGGCGCAATGGAGCGGATGTAATCCTTAATGTCAGAAAACATCTCCTCATCGTCGGTAATGATGGAATCAAAGCTTTCGTTAAGCACATCTCTGAGAATAGAGGAGGCGCGGTTCATTTCGCCAATAATCTTTTCCCTGGGTTTGGCAGTGCGCAATTTTTTGATTCCGTTCTCCCACTTGTTAACAAGTTCTTCAAGATCGCGGTCAAGCTGAGCAACTTCCTTGCCTTCTGCTACCGTGCGAATAATTACCCCAAACCCTTCAGGTCTGATGGAGGTAATCAGGCGCATGAGCCGCTGGCGCTCTTCAGAGTTGCCGATCTTTTTCGATACATTAATGCTATCAGAAAAAGGCACCAGAATAAGGTAACGGCCAGCTATAGAGAGTTCGCAGGAAAGGCGGGGGCCTTTGGTTGAGATTGGCTCTTTTACTACCTGTACCAGAATCTGCTGATTCTTGCTAAGTACCTGGCCGATCTTGCCGTGTTTGTCAATTTCAGGCTCCAGCTTAAAGCTTGCCAGTTTTCCATTTTGCGGACCACCCGCGAGTTTACCCTGCTGTACCAGCTTGGTAAACTTGTTTAATGACTGCACCCTCGGCCCCAAATCGAGGTAGTGCAGAAATCCGTCTTTTTCGTACCCAATGTCAATGAACGCTGCGTTGAGCCCCTGAGATACTTTACGTACCGTACCGAGATAAATATCACCTACGGTAAACCGACTTTCGTCGTGCTCCAGATGAAACTCAACAAGGCCTTTGTCTTTTAAGAGGGCTATACGGCTACCATCCTGAGTAGAATTGATTAACAGTTCGTAACTCAAGGTTATCGTATATTAAGTTAAACAAAAAAAGTACACCTCTCGCATACCCATGCAAGAGGTGAGAAGAGAGTAGCTCGTTAGTTACGCCCTTTCAAGAAGCGCCTTACTTCTTCTTGTGGCGATTCTTTCTTAGTCTTTTCTTGCGTTTGTGTGTCGCAATCTTATGTCTCTTTCTCTTTTTACCGCAAGGCATATCCGTTTTTTTTAGTTTGAACGATAATTTAATTTGCTTCTACAGTCGGCCCAAATAACTATCTACAGCGGCCTTTACTTCAGGGTCTGTTTCCAGCTTTTGCACAGCCAGCAAATGCTCCCGTGCTTTTGCATTCTGCCCCAGCTCAATATAACTTAGTGCCAGGTAAAAATGCCCTTCCTTGTGATCAGACGCTAGTTTCAGTAAAGCTTCAAAACGCTCTATCGCTTTGTCATACTGGCTGCTTTGAAAAGAAAGCACACCCATATGATAAAGCGCTTCGGTGTTATTTGGCTCACGCTCAAGCACCTGCCGCAGTAACATAATGCCCTGCATAGGGTTTTCAGTTACTACATAAGTAAGAGCCAGCCGTACCTGGGCGTCTGAACGTGCAGGCTCCTTTTCCAGCACCTTTTTAAGGTGGCCGGCTGCGCGCTCGCCATATAGGCGCTGCTGCGCAACATCAGGAGCCAGCTGAAACGCTTCATACCACAGGCTGCCTGCTCTAAAGCGGCGGTCAGTGGTAGGAACGGCTGTAACCGCTTTCTCTGCCCAATGGGCGGCACTGTCGTGCCATGCCCATTTAGACCAGTTAGCGGCCAATGAGTCGGCAAATATAGCAAATTTTTCTTTATCTGCTGTCTTTGAGGCGCTTTCTTTCAGAGATTGTAGCTTTTCGCGCACGGCAAGGGGCAGCTCCTGTCGCTGCCCGCTGTGAAGATGGCCATCTGCACTATGGTCATGGCCATCGTCTTCGCTATGTTCTTCTGCTTTAGCCGATTCTGCGGCAGAAATGCCTGCCGCAGGTGATTCTGAAGGGGGTACAGGACTGGTGGCAGCCAGTTTTTCACCGTCGCTTTTTACAACTGATTGCGGTAAAAGGTATATGCTAAAGGCTAATACCCCTGCTACTGCTACACCCGCCCATTGTTTTCCCGTCATTTTTTAGTTCTTTGCTCCTAATGAGATTAACCGTCCACTTCTTCGGTTAGTTTCATTTCGTCATTGAACTCTTTCACTTTATCGCTGCTTTTTACCTTGTCGATAAAGACTTTAGAAGGTTTGAAGCTAGGTACAAAGTGCTCATCAATTACCATAGCGGTATTCTGAGAGATGTTGCGCGCAATCTTGCGTGCTCTCTTCTTGTTGACAAAGCTGCCAAACCCACGTACGTAGATGTTATGGCCGCTAGCCATTGACTCTTTCACCACATCAAAGAATGCTTCAACAGTGGTTTGTACGTCGGCTTTGTCGATACCGGTCTGCTCAGCAATTTCTGCAATAATTTCAGCTTTCGTCACAGTTTTAGTATTTAAAGGTTTTAACGAACTTGCCGTTTCTCAAAAACGTCCACAAATCTATAAGGCCCTTCCCAATATAAAAACATAGGTTTAGAAAAAATATTACAGCGCCCTAAGTACTTATTACTTTGTTCTATCAGGATAACCATATAGAAAACAGCCACTTGGTTGCAGCCAAACTTATCGGCTGGTACCAGCAACACCACCGCGATTTGCCCTGGCGGCACAGTAACAATCCGTACCAGATCTGGCTCTCGGAAATCATCCTTCAGCAAACGCGTGTGCAGCAGGGACTGCCTTACTATCAGCGCTTTATAGCTGCTTTTCCTACTGTGCAGGAGCTGGCTGCAGCACCCGAGCAGGAGGTGCTCAGACTGTGGCAGGGGCTGGGGTATTACAACAGGGCGCGCAACCTCCATGCCTGTGCCCGGCAGGTAGTGGAGCAGCATGGTGGCCAGTTTCCACAATCGTACGAATCACTGCAAAAATTACCTGGTATTGGTAAATATACTGCGGCGGCAATTGTTTCTTTTGCCTTCAAAAAGGCAGTTCCGGTGGTAGATGGAAACGTTTACAGGGTTTTAGCAAGGCTGTATGGAGAAACTACCGATATTGCCAGGCCCGAAGCTTTCAAAACATTTTTTAAAATAGCTGAACAGCTCATCGATCACCAGCAGCCTGATATATTTAATCAGTCTATTATGGAATTTGGTGCGCTGCACTGCACTCCTCTTAAGCCGCTGTGCCTCTACTGCCCCCTGCAGCAGCAGTGCTGGGCATTTGCGCATAGCCAGCAGGAGGCACTGCCGGTAAAGAGTAAAAAAGCGGCTGTACGTTTCCGTTACTTTCATTACCTGGTGCTGGCATCAGCCGATGGTAAATTGCTGCTGCGCCCCCGCCCCGCCGGAGATATCTGGCAGGGCCTCTTTGATTTTTACTTAGTGGAAGCCGATGGGCTGCAGGAGGAGCCCGAAGCTTTGGAAGACCCTCTTATACAGGAAGTCATGCGGCTGCAGCCCGTATATGATGTATCTCCGGCCTACAGTCACCAGCTAACCCACCAGCGACTGCATGTGCGGTTTTTCCACTTTAACCTTAGCACCAGGCAGATAAAAAAACTGGCTATTCCTCCTGAATTTGCCCTGTTTTCTGCCTCTGAGGTGGATCAGATTCCAAAACCTGTGCTAATTCAAAACTATTTGAAAGATGTACGATTTTAAGTATATTGTATAAATATCTGTGTAAAAGCCGCAAGGTGTAAACTTTCTTTTAAGATTAATTTTTATGGCAGGAGTAAACAAAGTTATTTTGATAGGCAATTTGGGCAAAGACCCCGAAGTACGTGCTATGGACAGTGGCCGTAAGGTAGCCAACTTTCCGCTGGCAACAACAGAAACATATAAAGACCGCGACGGTAACAGGCAAGAGCAAACCGAATGGCACAATATTGTTTTCTGGGGGCCTATTGCAGATACTGTAGAGCGCTATCTTAAAAAAGGAAATTCGGTGTACATAGAAGGGCGCATTCGTACCCGCAGCTATCAGGATAAGGATAACCAAACCCGCTACATTACGGAAATCATGGGCCAGAACCTGACCATGCTGGGTGGCGGCGGCGGTCGTTCCGAAGGAAGCGGCGGCGGCGATTACGGCAGCGCCCAGAATACCGGAGGGCAGCAAAGCTCTGCCGGGCAAACTTCTTCACAGCCCCAGCCAACAAGCTTTAGCAGCAGCGGTGGCGATGAAGACGATTTGCCATTTTAAACTAATGGTTGAACGAAATTTTAGACTTTGAACAATACTTTAGATGACCCCTACCGGCCGGAGCCGGGAGAGCCTCCTTCGGGAAAACATGTGAATAACATTGCCGATAACGGTTCTGCCGGCTTCGGGCAAATGGGTGCTTATGCCGCTTTGCCCCTTCTGCTGCCCAATGTGCTGATGCAAGTTCCCCTGCAGGTTGCAGTATCGCCCTCAGATTGGTTATTTTACACCATCAGCGGTTTAGCCCTGGTTTTTCTGCTGCTAATGTCTGCCCTTATTTCCGGCTCCGAGGTGGCTTATTTTTCTTTTGATGGCGCAGATGTAGCCGAATGTCAGCGCAGTCCTGCCGCAGCCGATAAAAAGGTGCTTAAGTTGCTGGAAAAGCCCAGAAGCCTGCTGGCTACCATCCTCATTCTCAATAACTTTACCAACATTGCCATTGTAACACTTTCTACCTTTGTTACCTGGCGCATAGTAGGTGGCCGTACTACCGAGGGATTGGTGGTTACCCTGCTTACTTTTCTGGTTACAGTACTGATCGTGTTTTTTGGAGAGGTGGTGCCCAAGGTGTATGCTACCAGCAACAACTTAAGCTTTGCCCGCCGCATGTCTGGTTTTTTAAGTGGCGCCGAAACGTTTTTCAGGCCGCTAAGCTGGTTCCTGATCCGCTTTAGCAACATTATTGAAAAGCGCATAGTCCGCAAAAATTTTCAGATAACGGTAGATCATCTTAACCTTGCCCTGGATATTACCACAAGCCAGGGCACAACAGAAGAGGAAAAGGGCATCCTGAAAGGAATTGTAAACTTCGGAACCCTTACCGTAAAACAGGTGATGCGTTCCCGCCTTGACATTACCGCCTTCGACTATGAGTATGATTTCCATGAGCTCATGGATAAAGTAAATAAATCCGGATACTCACGCGTGCCGGTTTATGAGGAAACGGTAGATACCCTGAAAGGCGTGCTCTATGTAAAAGACCTGCTGCCTTACCTGCACGAAAATGAATATTTTAAGTGGCAGGATCTGCTGCGCCCGGTCTTCTATATTCCGGAAACAAAGAAAATAGACTCCCTGCTGAAAGATTTTCAGGAAAAGCGTATTCACCTGGCGATAGTGGTAGATGAGTATGGAGGTACCTCCGGTCTGATCACGCTCGAGGATATTATTGAAGAAATAGTAGGAGAGATCAATGATGAGTTCGATGAGGAGGATATTGCCTACAACAAGCTGGATGAAACCACTTACGTGTTTGAGGGTAAAACTTCCCTGAATGATTTTGCAAAGATCATATCCGTAGATCCTGCTATATTCGAGGTGATGAAGGGAGAAAGCGAATCCCTGGGCGGCCTCCTGCTGGAAATCAACAACAAGCTGCCCCGCGCTGGCGAAAAG of the Flammeovirgaceae bacterium 311 genome contains:
- a CDS encoding a-glycosyltransferase (COG0438 Glycosyltransferase), with product MRILYLHQYFKTPEEGGAIRSYYLGEAMAKRGHEVVMLTSWNGHYVKKEFIAGMEVHYLPVPYDNSMGFGRRIQAFGQYLWMARQRIDELMPADIVYATSSPLTIGLLALYLRRRYKLPYFFEVRDLWPEAPIQMGAIRNTLLIKSLRALEKQIYQQAEVVVALSPGIWDGIENLHPEAKIHMAPNMADCEFFTPVPKPAALVEQWGLEGRFVISYTGAAGATNHLEYLLAVAYASQQEALPVHFIVAAAGSELERLKREASDLRNLSFLPFGGKEQVREYLAVSDASYTSFGPQPILQTNSPNKLFDALAAGKLCVVNTRGWLQQLVEERQCGFYAPADNPAAFITKLLPYLQEPHLLKQAHVNARNTAETLFSRRAVTGGIIALLEDLA
- a CDS encoding histone family protein DNA-binding protein (COG0776 Bacterial nucleoid DNA-binding protein), giving the protein MTKAEIIAEIAEQTGIDKADVQTTVEAFFDVVKESMASGHNIYVRGFGSFVNKKRARKIARNISQNTAMVIDEHFVPSFKPSKVFIDKVKSSDKVKEFNDEMKLTEEVDG
- a CDS encoding endonuclease iii; DNA-(apurinic or apyrimidinic site) lyase (COG0177 Predicted EndoIII-related endonuclease); its protein translation is MLKKERYKAFIEYFTVNMPEAETELTFNNPYELLVAVILSAQCTDKRVNMTTPALFGAFPTPEHLAASHFDELFPYIKSISYPNNKTRHLLGMAKMLVEEFNSEVPADVKLLQKLPGVGRKTANVIASVVYNQPTMAVDTHVFRVSKRLGLVNQKAKTPLEVENELVRHIPENLIPHAHHWLILHGRYVCVARSPKCNICPLTHFCLYFEKNVKQL
- a CDS encoding A/G-specific adenine glycosylase (COG1194 A/G-specific DNA glycosylase), with the translated sequence MFYQDNHIENSHLVAAKLIGWYQQHHRDLPWRHSNNPYQIWLSEIILQQTRVQQGLPYYQRFIAAFPTVQELAAAPEQEVLRLWQGLGYYNRARNLHACARQVVEQHGGQFPQSYESLQKLPGIGKYTAAAIVSFAFKKAVPVVDGNVYRVLARLYGETTDIARPEAFKTFFKIAEQLIDHQQPDIFNQSIMEFGALHCTPLKPLCLYCPLQQQCWAFAHSQQEALPVKSKKAAVRFRYFHYLVLASADGKLLLRPRPAGDIWQGLFDFYLVEADGLQEEPEALEDPLIQEVMRLQPVYDVSPAYSHQLTHQRLHVRFFHFNLSTRQIKKLAIPPEFALFSASEVDQIPKPVLIQNYLKDVRF
- a CDS encoding single-stranded DNA binding protein (COG0629 Single-stranded DNA-binding protein), which translates into the protein MAGVNKVILIGNLGKDPEVRAMDSGRKVANFPLATTETYKDRDGNRQEQTEWHNIVFWGPIADTVERYLKKGNSVYIEGRIRTRSYQDKDNQTRYITEIMGQNLTMLGGGGGRSEGSGGGDYGSAQNTGGQQSSAGQTSSQPQPTSFSSSGGDEDDLPF
- a CDS encoding hypothetical protein (COG0457 FOG: TPR repeat); amino-acid sequence: MTGKQWAGVAVAGVLAFSIYLLPQSVVKSDGEKLAATSPVPPSESPAAGISAAESAKAEEHSEDDGHDHSADGHLHSGQRQELPLAVREKLQSLKESASKTADKEKFAIFADSLAANWSKWAWHDSAAHWAEKAVTAVPTTDRRFRAGSLWYEAFQLAPDVAQQRLYGERAAGHLKKVLEKEPARSDAQVRLALTYVVTENPMQGIMLLRQVLEREPNNTEALYHMGVLSFQSSQYDKAIERFEALLKLASDHKEGHFYLALSYIELGQNAKAREHLLAVQKLETDPEVKAAVDSYLGRL
- a CDS encoding ribonuclease, rne/rng family protein (COG1530 Ribonucleases G and E), with the translated sequence MSYELLINSTQDGSRIALLKDKGLVEFHLEHDESRFTVGDIYLGTVRKVSQGLNAAFIDIGYEKDGFLHYLDLGPRVQSLNKFTKLVQQGKLAGGPQNGKLASFKLEPEIDKHGKIGQVLSKNQQILVQVVKEPISTKGPRLSCELSIAGRYLILVPFSDSINVSKKIGNSEERQRLMRLITSIRPEGFGVIIRTVAEGKEVAQLDRDLEELVNKWENGIKKLRTAKPREKIIGEMNRASSILRDVLNESFDSIITDDEEMFSDIKDYIRSIAPDKQKIVKLHNGKVKPFEQYGIEKQLKSLFGQTVSLQGGGYLVIEHTEALHVIDVNSGNKSNSAEDQESTALQVNLQAAKEVARQLRLRDMGGIIVVDFIDMRKPDNKRKVYDAVKDEMKDDRSKFTILPLTKFGLMQITRQRVRPELNIATREKCPTCNGTGKITASILVSDEIENHLDFLMTRQNERSIKLALHPYLYSYFTNGIISKRMKWFMKYNRWVNLEQDSSLGVTDFRFMNGKDEVIEIVPKQIS
- a CDS encoding asparagine synthetase B (COG0367 Asparagine synthase (glutamine-hydrolyzing)), with the translated sequence MCGLSMIIASEGAPAANAALEASLQHMQLRQQHRGPDSGGELSFPWGSSTLVLGSRRLQILGTTQEADQPMHRSWGSKRGWLSYNGELYNYTELRNELIQQGCTFSSTSDTEVVLYALLIWGKAVLERLNGMFALVYYEANGNEVPFLLLARDRRGQKPLYYTRQQHYWLAASELQGLLASGLVKKELNQQQLMHYLHYKFAERPQTFFKDIYELEPGHYLLLKPGHQQQEGTFVPSVKLFSADELGEEEVLEKVEELMIDALLNHLQSDKPVGLFLSGGVDSTLMLALLREHAAWQLPLCFTLGNRAGDASWGTQDYQWAEKAAKQYEAYHHHLLLDADTVLSRFEELGQRQDQPIADGAWISSCLLSEHAAAKVKVVLSGAGADELFAGYHRHSAFAKYLAHQGLIKSFLPLLKSGRKLLPAGRNVPGRKQWQLMKKFGKNLSANPYQTFANFTSLSILANGTEAESISGADPLQWALDRDRQQYLISDLLALNDKSGMQWGLEMRMPYLDGPLSEYISRLPAAYLLNGGRKWILKSLLQKYGGKTYTLRSKEGFGLPFGAWVQQGKTDFLWQWLEQKEHPLHELLPPAITKELLQAHRQGKADYSQELMALALLSIWIEKNFG